GGTTCAATACGAGGTCGTTGAAGTACATAACTGGCTCAGCGTGGGCGAGTTTACTGACATTGTGGCCATCTCGCAAATGACGCCAGGACCGATCATTATCAATTGCGCCACCTATATCGGCTACACAGCAACGGGCGGCAGTATCCTCGGCTCCCTACTTGCCACGACAGCGGTCTGCCTGCCGGCCATCATCATTATGACATTGATCTGTCGTTTCTTCCTGCTCTTTCACAACAACGTCTACATGACCGGAGCTTTGAGCTGGATGAAGCCCGCGGCCATCGGACTCATCGCAGCGGCGGCCCTGCTGTTAATGAACGAACATAATTTCATCGATTGGCGTAGCGTGGTGATCGCCATCGGGGCCTTCGTGGCGTCTTATTTTTTTCGTGTTGGCACAATCCGCCTTATTTTAGCTGCCGGATTGGCAGGTTGGCTGCTGTTTTAGTCGTTCATCGAACTTAAAATGGCTCCTTAGCAGATGCATAAGGCCTGTTTGGAGGTATATTTTTTTGCCTTCGACCGGCGTAAGTCTCTACTTGTCAACAGATTTCAGCCTGCCACTCCTATCCCCTCTCCTTTTCTTGATAAAAGGGAAGGGGCAAAAGGAAATCAGGCCCTCTCGGGGGCATTTCCTTGCCGTGTAGGCGTACAAGCAACCCATTAACGAACCCTATTTTCTCATCACATTATGCTAACGAAGATTTTAGACGAAAACGCGGTGCATCGCTTTAGCCGCTACCTTGAAAAAGGCGAAAAATTTGTACTGACGGCCCATCTCTCGCCCGATGGCGACGCGATCGGTTCGGCGCTCGGAATGGCCCACTATCTTTCGGAGCAGGGCAAGGAGCGTGTGCATGTGATTGTCCCTAACGATTTTCCAGCTTTTCTCAAGTGGATGCCCGGCGCCGAAGATGTCTTGATTTATAACAAGTATCCGGACTACGCGGAGCAATTAATTCGCGAAGCAGACGTGATTATCAATCTCGACTTTAACGA
The sequence above is drawn from the Tannerella serpentiformis genome and encodes:
- a CDS encoding chromate transporter, producing the protein MEIYIQLFITFFKIGIVGFGGGYAMLSMVQYEVVEVHNWLSVGEFTDIVAISQMTPGPIIINCATYIGYTATGGSILGSLLATTAVCLPAIIIMTLICRFFLLFHNNVYMTGALSWMKPAAIGLIAAAALLLMNEHNFIDWRSVVIAIGAFVASYFFRVGTIRLILAAGLAGWLLF